CGAGCGGCTTGATCCCCCCCACAGGCGGGCCTAGGATGCCGCCGCGTCCATTCGGGGTCGGCCCGAAGGCGCGCGGAAGTTCTTCACTCCGAGGTTCGTCCCGTCATGAAAGTCTCGTCTCCCGAGCATCGCAAGAATGTCTACACGGAAGCGATGGAGGTATTCCACGCAGCCGCCGACCTCGTCGGTCTCAATGGTCGTGTTCGTCTGGAGCTCGAGGAGCCCGACTACGAGCACATCTTCTACGTCACTGCCGACCTGAACGACCGCCTCGCTCCGATCGCGCCGGCCGAGGGCGCTCGCTATGCGAAGCTGGCCGCGTCGTCGCTCCGGCAGGACGCGCTGATCCCGCTCTTCGACGGCAAGTTCAGCCTCCGCCCGGACGGCCTTCGCGGCGCCGATCTCCACGTGGAAAACGGAGTGATCCGCCTCGGGGAGAAGGGCCTCTTCCACATCGAGGAGGGGAAGTCCCGCCGGTTCAAGGCCTATCGGGTCCAGCACAACCAGGCCCGCGGCCCCTACAAGGGTGGAACGCGCTACCACAACGCGGTCTCGCTCGACGTCTTCAAGATGCTCGCGGCGGAGATGACCTGGAAGACCGCGATCGCGGACGTCCCTTTCGGCGGCGGCAAGGGCGGCATCAAGCTCGACCCCCGCGAGTACAGCAAGGACGAGCTCGAGGCGATCTCGCTGCGCTACATGTACAAGCTCAAGCCGATGATCGGCCCCGACATCGACATCCCCGCGCCGGACGTCGGCACCAACGGGGAAGTCATGGCGTGGATGTTCCGCCAGTTCAGCGACGGTGAGCGTGAGCGGCACACGATGCGCGGCATCGTGACCGGCAAGGACGTCAAGATCGGCGGTTCCGAGGGCCGGGTGAAGGCCACCGGGCAGGGCCTCGCGTTCTGCGTGGAGGAGTGGTTCCAGGATCAGGGCCTCTCCCTCGAGGGCTCCCGCTTCATCCTCCAGGGCTTCGGCAACGTCGGCTCCTGCGCCGCGGAGATCCTCTGCGCGATGGGCGCGCGACTCATCGCGGTCAACGACGCGGATGGGACCGTCTACAACCCGGACGGCCTCGACGTCGCGGCGCTGGTCGCCCACGTCCACCAGAACAGGGAGAACCTGAAGCGCTCGGTGGCGGGCTTCGCCGGCGGCCAGGCGATCTCGAAGAACGACTTCTGGGAGATCGAGGCGGACTTCCTCCTCCCCTGCGCTCTCGGCGACGAGATCACGGGCGACGTGGCGAGCAGGATCAAGGTGAAGCTGGTGGCGGAAGGCGCGAACCACCCCACCACGCCCGAGGGCGACGAGGTGCTCGCGGCCCGGAAAATCGACCTGATCCCGGACATCATCGCCAACTCCGGCGGTGTCACCGTGTCGTACTACGAGTGGATCCAGAACAAGCGGATGGAGCACTGGACCGAGGCGGAGGTCAACGCCCGGCTCGAGAAGGCGATCAAGTCCAACTACCGGATCATCAAGGACATCTCCCTTGACCGTCCGCGCCGTACGCCGGAGTTCAACTCCACGCCGTTCATGATCGGGCGCAAGATCCCGACCCGGACCGCGGCCATGGTCCTCGCGCTCAAGCGGATCGAGGCGCACTACCTCATCGAGGGCTTCTCCCAGTAAGCAACCTCGCTGGGTAGAATTCCGGTGCGAGCCCCGCTCCGATGCCTTGGGCGTCGAGCGGGGCTCGTTCGTTTCTATCGGTCACTGGAGGTTCCCGAGGGACGCGACGACGGCCTCGACCACGCCGACGACGCGGCTACCCAGGGGCTCCCGGTCTTTCGCGAAGGCGGGCACGAGGCGGAGCGAGCACGTCGTCGCCACGAGAACCCACTCGCCCCTTTCGGCGGGTCGAGCTCCCACGAGGAGGAGGGCACCTGAGGCGATGCTCCGATCGCCCACCCTGCCCGACCGGGCCACGCGGTAGAGGGAGACGCCGGCGACGCCCTCGTCGAATCCCGCGAGGCTCCCTGGCGCCGGCTCCACCGAAGGCGAGCCCGCGGACTCGACCTGCAGGACCTCGGTGGGACTGCCTGCGCCGACCTGGATCGTCCGCCTGGTCCGAGGCCTCCTCGGGGCGGGAGGGGCCGCGAGGATCAGGGCCTGGGCGAAGGCGGTCCCCGGATCGCTCCCCGGATCGCTCCCAGCTGACGCGGCGCCCACGAGGGCGCGGAAGGCCTGCGACGCGGCGGATGAAGGGGTCGAGAGGCTCTGCTGCATGTCGGCGCTCCTTGCCGGCTCTCCGGCGTGCCACGCTCGCCTCGATGGGGCGACGGGATGATGGGAGCCTACCGCAGGGGTCCGACATCGCCTCCGGCTGGATCCTCCCCCGCCGTCAGGCGGCGAGGGGGAGGGAGCCGGAACAGCCGAGATCGAGCGGCCTCAGGCCGCCCGACCGGAGCGTCAGTGCATGGTCCAGTTGACGGAGGCGACGGCGTGGATCGGGTCGTCCGCCTCGACCTCGATGAAGCGGACGCCCACCCCGCGAAGCGCGGTCGCGCCCTCCCTGCCGCCGTATTCGAGGACGCACTGGTAGCGAACCTCTCCGACCAGGGAGAGCTCGACGCCCGACAGCGGATCCGCGAAGCAGATGGAGAGGCGGCCGCCGAGCGGCTGGAGCTGGGAGGTCTCGATGAACATGCCTCCGGCCGAGATGTTGCGTGCGACTCCCCGGGAAATTCCGCTGAACGAGGTGAGATAGACGGGGAAGGCCTTGTCGAACCTCGACGCGCCGCGCCGATCCCTGCCCTGTGCCTGCTGTCCCATCATCCTTGCCTCTCCACCTGGCGGGCGACCGCGCCCTCTCAACGGCAAGGTACGGATGTAGGACAAGGTGGGCAAAATAACGACCCGACCCCACCTGTGAAGATCTGCCAAACGCTCGGTCGCCCGGCTGGGACGCGTCGCCCAGCGGGCGATGCATACGTTGATCGAAGGGGGAGCGCCCGCTCCCCCTGGGGGCTCCATCATCGGGGGCCCCGGAGGGGAGCGGGTCACCGGAACGATGGCCGTGTTTCGACTGATGGGGGGAACGGTTGCAGGGCTCGCGCTCTGCGGCCTCGCGTCGTGGGGATCGCCGGGCTCCGCGCCTGAAGGGCCGACCCCTATGGAGGCGCCATGCCCCTCGTCGAGCCCGGGAATCGCGGCCACGACCGGCCACGCGGCCGGGCCCCGGTGCGACCCCCAGGACGAGGCACAGGAGCGGAATCCTGACTCCCAGGTGGAGGGGGGGCGGGATCCCGGCACGCTGGATCGAAAGAACGAGCCGTCCACTCCGAGGCAGCGGGATCCGGAGCAGTTCTACAAGAAGCCGCCCCGCAAGCCCCGGGAGATCCGGAAGATCCCCGCATAGATGGGGCGCCGCGTGGCGCAGGACGTCAGCCTGGACGAACGGCGAGGTAGATCGCGCTGTCGCCCCGCTGGATGCGTAGGAGAATCATCTCGCCGGAGCCGATCGAGCGAACCGCGTCGCGGTATTCCGGCAGGCTCCGGACCGGCCGGCGGTTGACCTCGAGGAGCACGTCGTTCGCGGCGACGCCTGCCCGCGCGGCGGCGCTGCCCGGCTGGACGTCGGTGACGACGACGCCGCCGCCTCGCGCGATCCCGAGGGAGCGCGCGGTCTCGGCGGTGACCTCGCCGACGGTCAGGCCGAGGAGGGGATCCGCCTCGCCCGCAGGCGACTTCGACCTGGGTCGCGCCGCCATCTCGTCGTCCGTGCGCTCCGAGATGGTGACGTCGAGCCGCTGCTGCTTGCCCTCCCGCATCACGCCGAGGGCGATCCGGGTCCCGGGGCTGAGGAAGGCGACCGTCCTCGAGAGCTGGGCGTAGGTCTCAATGGTCCGACCGTCCACGGAGACGATCACGTCGCCGGGACGCACGCCCGCCGCCTCGGCGGGGCTGCCCGGGACGACGTCGGCGACGAGGGCGCCGTGCTGCTTCCCCAGCGAGAGGCCCTTCGCGAGCTCGGCGGTGAGATCCTGCGTCGCGACCCCCAGCCAACCGCGGGAGACGTGCCCCTTGCCCTCGAGCTGGGGCACGAGGGCCTTGACCAGATTGATCGGGACGGCGAAGCCGATCCCCTGCCCCTGGGCCACGATGGCGGTGTTGATGCCGATGACCTCGCCGCGGGAGTTGAAGAGGGGTCCGCCCGAGTTGCCGGGGTTGATGGCGGCGTCGGTCTGGATGAAATCGTCGTAGGGCCCGGCGCCGATGAACCGCTCCTTGGCGGAGACGATGCCCATCGAGACGGAGTGCGAGAGGCCGAAGGGGTTTCCGATGGCGACGACCCAATCGCCGACCTCGGCCGCGTCGGAGTCGCCGAGCATCACCGCCGGGAGATCCTTGGCGTTCTCGAGCCGCAGGAGCGCCACGTCGGTCTTCGGATCGCTGCCGACGACCTGGGCCTTGAACTCGCGACCGTCGGCGAGCTTGACCTCGATCTGATCGGCGCCGTCGATGACGTGGTTGTTGGTGAGGACGAGGCCGCTCTCGTGGAGGATGAAGCCGGAGCCCATGGAGCGGGGCATGATCCGCTCGCCCTGCCCTCTCGGCGCGGGCGCGGGCCCGGCGCCATCGCGCTGGCCCTGCTCCCCCATGAACCGCCGGAAGAACTCCTCGAAGGGATCGGGGCCTCCCCTGCGGCGCGACCGGACCACGCTCGCGGTGGAGACGCTCACCACCGCGGGCTTCAGGGTCTTCACCAGGGGTGCGAGAGAGGGGAGCGGCGAGAAGCCGTTGGGGATCGCGGGAGAGGGACGCCCGTCGCCGTACTCGTGCCAGAGCTCGCTCCGGCCCTTCGCGTGCGCGGTCGATCCCTCGAAGGAGATGGGGCTGACGACAGCGAGCGATGCGGCGAGGGCGGCGCAGCCGGCGGCGCCGATGAAGAGACCACGAGCGAAGGAGGACATGGATACCCCGACGACAGTCCAGAGCGACCGAGGGCGCTCATACGTTCTCTGCCGGAGAGCCGAGGCGTAGCCAAGCGCGGAAGGCGGTTCGTTGGGACGCCGTGGCCGCTCGGCCGGCCCGGACGGTCGGCTGCCCGATCAACGATCACCTGGCGTGGCCATTCCCGTCGATCGCCCGCTCGCTTCGGAATCGATCGGGGACGTACCGGCGGCCCCGACGGGGCGGGTCCGGGCATCGGCCGTCGAACCTGCTCGGATTGTTGCTTCAGGCCGCCCCTTCGGGGCCGGGTACATAGCGCGCGACCCGCACCCGAACCGGACGGATCACCTTCTCGCCGATCTTCCAGCCCCCGCGGATCTCCTCGATCACCACGCCGTCGCTCTCGCGATCGTTGGTCGGGACCATGTCCACCGCTTCGTGGACGAGAGGATCGAAGACCTGGCCCTCGGCGTGGACGGGGACGACGCCGACGCCCTCCAGGCGGCGCTGCAGCGCGTCGGCGATCAGGCGGACTCCCTCGGCGAGGGCGGCGGCGTCCTTCGTCGAGCTCGCGAGGGCTCGGCGCAGATCGTCCATGGCGTCGAGCAGGAGCGTGGCCGAGTCGGCCTGGGCGCGCTCGACCTGGCGGTCCTTCTCGCGCTCCATGCGGCGCTTGAACGACTCGCGGTCGTTGAGCGCATCGGCGTAGGCGCGGGAGAGCTCGTCGATCCGCTTGGACTTCGCGTCGAGCTGCCCGCGCAACGAGTCGAGCTCGTCGCTCGAGGCTTCGGCCACTCGCTCTTCGCTGGTCTCGGTCGGCTTCTGGGTCTCTTCGGGGTTCTCCATGGTGGCGCGAAACCTAGCGACCGGCTTCCACTTGTCAACCTTCGAAAGGCCGAGGTCAGCGCGGCTCGCCGGCCTCCTCCTCCAAGCCCGTCAGCCCCAGGGCGTCGGAGGGATCGCCGACGATCTCGATCTCCGCCGCCCGCAGCGAGTAGTAGAGCAGCCATCGCTCGGCGGAGGTCAGGCTCCCCGGAGGGAGCGCCTCCTCGATCTCCTCGACCGAGAGGGATCGCTGCTGGACGCCCCGGCGGAAGAGCGCCTTTCGCGCCAGGTGGCTCTTGCCGATCTTCACGTCCATCGTCGCGCTCCTCCGCCCTCCGCTCGCCATTCCCCTCTCCAGGGAAGTTAAGGCCGACGACGGACTACCGCTTCCAAAGATGAGCGCGGGCTACTCGTCGCCGGTGGCCGCCTTGCCCGATCCCATCAGCGATGGGGGAGCGAGGATCTCGCCGCCGCTTCGCACCGGGGTGTACTGGTCGGAGGCCTTTGCCCCGAGGATCCGCTCGATCTCCTCCTCTTCGACCACCTCCTGCTGGAGGAGGCGGGCCGCCAGCGACTCGAGCTTCGTGCGGTGCGCGCGGATCAGGTGCCGGGCCGTCTCGAGCCCCTCCTGGATGATCCGCTGGATCTCGGAGTCCACCAGCCGATGCAGTTGCTCCGAGTAACCGCGCATCTCACTCGGATTGCCGGTCTGCTGGAGGAAGGCGGCGCGGCGCCGATCCCCCAGGGACACGGGGCCGATCGACTCGCTCATCCCGTACTCACGGACCATCGCCGCGGCGATGTCGGTGGCCTGCTGGAGATCGTTGGCTGCGCCTGTGGAGATCTCCCCGACGATCAGCTCTTCCGCCGCCCGGCCTCCCAGCAACGCCGCGATCTTGTCGCGCAGCTCGGGGACGGTCATGAGGTATCGGTCCTCGAGGGGCATCTGCATGGTGTAGCCGAGGGCTGCGACGCCGCGAGGGATGATCGAGACCTTCTGCACCCGCTCGGTGCGTGGGAGGAACCAGCCCACGATGGTGTGGCCGGACTCGTGGTAGGCGACGATCTCCTTCTCGCGCTCGTTGAGCCGCCGGCTCTTCTTCTCCAGGCCGGCGACCACCCGCTCGATCGCCTCCTCGAGCTCGGACCGCGTGACCTCGTCCTTCCCACGCCGAGCCGCGAGGAGCGCCGCCTCGTTCACGATGTTGGCCAGGTCGGCGCCCGCGAAACCGGGGGTGCGCGAGGCGATGACCTTCAGGTCGACGTCGCGGGAGAGCTTCACATCCCTTGCGTGGATCTCGAGGATCCGCTCGCGCCCGCGCTTGTCGGGCCGATCCACGAGCACCTGGCGGTCGAAGCGTCCGGGCCGCATCAGGGCGGGATCGAGGATCTCGGGCCGGTTGGTGGCGGCGAGGATGATGAGCCCCACCCGGCTGTCGAAGCCGTCCATCTCGGCGAGGAGCTGGTTGAGCGTCTGCTCCCGCTCGTCGTGGCCCATGATCCCCGAATTGCGGCTCTTGCCGATCGCGTCGAGCTCGTCGATGAAGATGATGCACGGCGCCCGGGTCTGGGCCTGCTGGAAGAGGTCGCGGACCCGCGCGGCGCCGACGCCGACGAACATCTCGACGAACTCGGAGCCCGAGAGGCTGAAGAAGGGCACGCCCGCCTCGCCTGCAACCGCGCGAGCGAGGAGGGTCTTGCCGGTGCCGGGCGGGCCGACGAGCATCACGCCCTTGGGGATCTTGCCGCCGAGGCGCCGGAACTTCTCCGGCATCTTGAGGAAGTCGACGATCTCCTTGAGCTCTTCGACGGCCTCATCGATGCCGGCCACGTCCTTGAAGCCGACGCCGGTGTCGGACTCCATGTGGAGCTTCGCCCGGGACTTGCCGAAGGTCATGACGCCCGGCGGGCCCTGGCCCATCTGCGTGCCGACCCGCCGCATCATCCAGCTCCAGAAGAGGATCGCGAGGACGATCGGGACGATCCAGATCAGGATCAGCTCGCCGAAGTTGGAGGAGCGGACCGCTTCGTACTCGACGCCCTTGGACTGGAGCTTGTCGACGAGCTGAGGCTGAGCGCCCTGTATGGTGTTCGCCATCCAGGGAAGGGCCCCGGCATCACGGCCGAGGACCGGCTTGTCGGGCTTCGGCGGCGCACGTCCGGGCTGTGCGGCGACGTAGCCTTTCACCCAGGAGTCGCCGATCACGACGCGCTGGAAGCGGCCCGCGTCGATCGCCGTGAGGAACTCCGAGTAGGGAACGCGGGTGACGCCGACGTTCTCGAAGAAGCCGCGGAAGAGGAAGAAGCCTACGATCAGGAGGAGGATGATCCCGAGCGGGGAGCCGAGCTTGAGCTTAGGTGAGTCCTGGCCCGACCCCTGAGGCTGCTTCTTGCCGCCAGGGTTCTGTGCCGGCTGCGTCGACATCCGCCGCGCTCCTTTCCATCCGCCTCCCTTCCTGCGGGCCAGTTGCACGATGGCGAACCCGACGGATGCGCGCACGACGCGTCTGCATGCGCGCGCGAAGGACACCGGCAAGCTATGGAGCCGATCGGGTGGACCGCAAGCCGTGCCCCCGAGCACCGGGCCCCGGGCGGGTTTGATGGGATGGCGTGCCTCCGAACTGCGCGCAGCCGATCAGCCGGCCGCCCGGATGCCCCAGTCCCGAAGATCGAAGCGGTGCAGCCGGAAGGAGGAGTCGATCCCGACCATCTCCTCCTCCGGCGTCGGCTCCCAGAGGTGGTCGTCGCCCGGGTCCTCTGACGCGATCAGGAGGCGGGGAACGGTGGCTCCCGCGACCTCGTGTCCCGACTCCGCCCGGAGCCTCGTCGCGTGGAAGAGCGTGCGCCCGCGCCTGCATGCGAGCATCGACCGTCCGTTGCCGACGAGGAAGTTGGTCGCGGAGGGCCGATAGCCCGGGGCGTCGGCGATTCCCGCGACGATCGCGACGGTCTCGCCGAGGGCCTGCGCGATCGCGGCCATCGGAGGATCGTGCTCCGGCGCAGCGAGCTTCGAGAGGCGGGTGAGGAAGAGCGCGAAGCAGCGGGAGCTGTCGGTCTCACCGGACGCGACCGAACGAAACGCCGGCGCCAGCTCTGCCTCGACGGCGCCGCGCACCTCGGAGAATCGCGGGATCGTCCCGTTGTGCGCGAAGAGCCAGGATCCCCAGGTGAACGGATGGGCGTTGCCCAGGCTCACGCGGCCTACGCTCGCCTCGCGGGCGTGGGCGATCGCCGCGGGGGCCTCCACCGACTCGGCGAGGCTCGAGAATCCGGGATCGGCCGCCGCCCCGCGAGCGCTCCGGACCAGGCGGGGCTCGTCCTGCCGGGGCTCCCACCAGCCGATACCCCATCCGTGGCGGTGTGCGCCGCTCTGGTGGAGGAGCGAGTTGGAGGAATGGAGGAGCGGCTGCCGGAGGGCCAGCGGCTGGGCGGAGCGGAATCCGAAGAGGCGGCACATCGTCGTGCCAGAGAACCTGGCACGGACGGTCCGCATTCGCCGGAGCGGGTCATGCGCAAAGGGGTGGGAGCTCCCGGTCCTCGTGGACGAGCTCCCCGCCGATGATCACGGCCCGGGCGTGGCGGGCGGCGAGGTGATAGGCGAGGTGCTCGACGCTCGGCGCGCCGTGGAGGACGAGATCGGCGCGCAGGCCCACCTCGAGCCGGCCGCGATCGCCGAGGCCGAGCGCCGCGGCGCCGCCGGCGGTCGCGGCAAGGAATGCCTCGGAGGCCGTCAGGCCGTTGCCCAGGCAGGCGAGCGACAAAGCGAGCGAGAAGCTCTCCGTCATGGCGCTCCCGGGGTTGCAGTTGCTGCCAAGGGCGAGCCGAACCCCCGCATCGGCGAGGACGCGACCAGGTGCATACGACGGACACTTCAAGTAAAGGGTCGAGATCGGCAGCAGCGTCGCGGCGACCCCCGCCTTCGCCAGGGCCTCGACGCCCTCGGGCGTGATGGTCTCGAGGTGATCGGCGGTGACCGCGCCGAGCTCCGCCGCGAGCTCCGCGCCCCTGCCCGCCGTGAGCTGATCGACGTGGAGGCGGACGCCGAGCCCATGGGCCTTCGCCGCAGCGGCGAGCATCCGGGCCTCTTCGTGGGTGAAGGCGCCCTGCTCCACGAAGACGTCCGCGAAGCGCGCGAGCCCCTCTCCCGCCACCACGGGGAGGAGCTCGTCGATCATGCGGGCGACCCATGCGTCCCGGTCGCCAGCGTCCGGAGGCAGCGCGTGGAGGGGGAGGAGGGTCCCGACGACCTCGACCGGAGACTCCTGCCCCAGGCGGCGAACGGCCCGCAGGATCTTGAGCTCGTCCTCGATCGTGAGACCGTAGCCGCTCTTGACCTCCACGGTGGTGACGCCCTCCGAGACGAGGCGCCGGACGCGGGGAAGCGCGAGCTCCACCAGCTCGTCCTCCGAAGCTGCCCGGGTGGCGCGAACCGTCGCGAGGATCCCGCCACCGGCTGCCAGGAGCTCCTGGTAGCTCGCGCCGCCGCAGCGCAGGGAGAACTCCCGCGCGCGATCGCCGGCGAAGACGAGGTGGGTGTGCGCGTCGACGTAGCCTGGCGCCACGAGGCCCCCGGCGGCGTCGATGGTGACCGCGGACGGAAGCGGAAGCACCTCCCGTGAGAGACTCTCCTGGGGGCCGACCCAAACGATCCAGCCGGCGCGCGCGGCGATCGCCCCGCCCTTCAGGATCCCGAGCGCAGCTTCGGGGCCGGCGGACGGATCGCCGGCGCAGGTGACGACGGCACCGGCGGAATGGATGATCAGGTCGGCTTCGATCACGGGAGATCCCCATCGGGCGCGCAAAGGGCACGCGAGGTCGCCGTTTGTATCAGAGCCCGCGAAGAAATCGGCCCTGCGGGAGCGGGACCGATTCCTTCGGTGCGCTTCGCGCAATGGTGCTCCTCCGTTGCTCCGCCCCCTCGTGAAGCTCTTCGCGAGCTCTCCACAGCCCCGAGTTCGACCGAACGCCCGCGGGCAGGTAGCTTGCGGCGCTGGGGCCTTCCTCGAGCGCAGTCGAGCCCCGATGTTCTCCTGGAGCCGACCGTGTCCCTTCGACGATTCGCCGCCCTCTCCCTCCTCCTGATGCCCCTCTTCGCCCACGGCCAGGGCGCCATCTCGCGGACCGAGGTTCGTCCGGCGAAGGATGGCTTCGTCTACGTGGGCACCGCGCCCGGCGTGAACTTCGGCGGCCAGTCGATGCCGCGGGCCCTCTACATGGACTTCGTCCACGGCGGCTACGTCACTTCCTCCGGCGTGGATATCTCGCTGGCCCTCTCGGGCATGAACTGGTTCCCCAGCGACAAAGAGTACTCGGTCTCGATGGGGCGGTTCAGCCTCGGTTGGCGGCCGTTCCTCAGGGACCCGCTCCCCATGATCCAGCCCTACGGCTTCGCGGGCTTCGGCGTCGGCGGCGAGGGCCGCTACCTCTGCAAGGAGGAGTCCGAGTGTGATCCGACCAAGGACTCGTGCCGTACGGTCTGCAGCCGGTCGCATTGGGTCGCGTCGGGCTTCCTCGGCGCGGGCGTCGACTTCAACTCCTTCCTCTTCTTCATCGGCCAGCAGCAGCTCCTCTTCTACGCGGGCGTGCAGGCTCGATACGAGTTCCTCGGCCGCTACAACATGCCGGTGATCACGATCCCGGTCGGCCTCCGGCTCCAGTAGAGGGGCGCCCAGCCCTCACCTCCACCTACATCCACGGACGAGCCACACCCCTTGTCTTACATGGGGTGTTTCTGTGTGCGCACATTTACACTTGATTGCAGGAGCTTGGCACCGGTACCGTCGCGCCGTTCCAAAAGTAACGAATCAGAAGCCAGTTCCGACGCCCAGAGGGGCGTAGAATCGAGGAGTCAACGTGCGCGAGACGAGCCTTGATTGCGTGAAATCAGCATTGCAGCGGCTCGGGGTGGCCGCAATGGCCGCCGCCGGGATCCTGCTGGTCCCATGGGCCGGGCAGGCGAAGGCCAGTACTCCGGTCCCCCTGGCCCTCGAGATCGATAACGGCGAGGGGAAGCCGATCGATCTGGCGAAGGGTCGGACGTATTACCTGGACACGCTCGATATTCGGGCCGCGATCGGGGCCTACGCCGACGAGGGGGTCGACGGGCTCAAGTTCCAGGGCGATTTCCGGAACCTCGACTGGCGCGGCGTCTCCAAGGCCGAGCAGGAGTTCGTCCTCCTGGCCAACGCCGACGGCACCTACACCCGGCGCGCTTTCTACCGCAACGCCGCGTGGATGAACCAGAACGGCTTCATCATGCTCGACCAGGTGGACGCGCGGGGCCGCGTGACGGGAGAGGGAGCGGTGCTGCTCACCGGCGACTCCGGCTCCCGCTCGATCACGGACGCCTTCTTCATCCGGCGGATGCGGGCGATCCAGTGGACCTATGACTGCCCGACCGCGACGGATTGCACCGGCGCGCGCAGCTTCGAGGAGGAGGCCCTCGTCGAGCTCCGGAACGCCACCACGCTCGTGGGCGCCTCCCAGACCTTCAAGCTCCACCCCCAGACCGCGGCAATCCGGGTGACCTGGAGCCAGAACCTCCTCCGCCCCTATTTCGTGCCGATCCGGCAGATCGACAAGCCCGCCTACGCCTACGGCTTCCAGATCGGCGTGCAGGCGATCACGCCCGCGCGGAAGGACGGCACCTACGCCGCGGGAACCGACGTCTCGTTCCGGGTGACCCTCCGTGACGGCGAGGGCAAGGCCCTCCACGCGCCCGGGACGCTCCCGAGCTACATGGACACCGTGCTGAACGAGGACCCCGCCGGGATCCGCTACTACACCGCGTTCTTCGATCCGACGACGACCTACTACCGCCGCAAGCACCGCGAGCGGATGCTGATGGCACAGATCATCGGACCGGCGCAGAGGATCCAGCCGATCCGGTCCATCCTCGCCCTGGAAGACTTCCTGCAGCCCGGCACGCAGAACCCCGGTCAGCTTCCGCGAGACGGCGTCTACTCCGAGGTGCAGACCCTCCCCC
The Vulgatibacter incomptus DNA segment above includes these coding regions:
- a CDS encoding Glu/Leu/Phe/Val family dehydrogenase → MKVSSPEHRKNVYTEAMEVFHAAADLVGLNGRVRLELEEPDYEHIFYVTADLNDRLAPIAPAEGARYAKLAASSLRQDALIPLFDGKFSLRPDGLRGADLHVENGVIRLGEKGLFHIEEGKSRRFKAYRVQHNQARGPYKGGTRYHNAVSLDVFKMLAAEMTWKTAIADVPFGGGKGGIKLDPREYSKDELEAISLRYMYKLKPMIGPDIDIPAPDVGTNGEVMAWMFRQFSDGERERHTMRGIVTGKDVKIGGSEGRVKATGQGLAFCVEEWFQDQGLSLEGSRFILQGFGNVGSCAAEILCAMGARLIAVNDADGTVYNPDGLDVAALVAHVHQNRENLKRSVAGFAGGQAISKNDFWEIEADFLLPCALGDEITGDVASRIKVKLVAEGANHPTTPEGDEVLAARKIDLIPDIIANSGGVTVSYYEWIQNKRMEHWTEAEVNARLEKAIKSNYRIIKDISLDRPRRTPEFNSTPFMIGRKIPTRTAAMVLALKRIEAHYLIEGFSQ
- a CDS encoding PilZ domain-containing protein, which produces MMGQQAQGRDRRGASRFDKAFPVYLTSFSGISRGVARNISAGGMFIETSQLQPLGGRLSICFADPLSGVELSLVGEVRYQCVLEYGGREGATALRGVGVRFIEVEADDPIHAVASVNWTMH
- a CDS encoding DegQ family serine endoprotease codes for the protein MSSFARGLFIGAAGCAALAASLAVVSPISFEGSTAHAKGRSELWHEYGDGRPSPAIPNGFSPLPSLAPLVKTLKPAVVSVSTASVVRSRRRGGPDPFEEFFRRFMGEQGQRDGAGPAPAPRGQGERIMPRSMGSGFILHESGLVLTNNHVIDGADQIEVKLADGREFKAQVVGSDPKTDVALLRLENAKDLPAVMLGDSDAAEVGDWVVAIGNPFGLSHSVSMGIVSAKERFIGAGPYDDFIQTDAAINPGNSGGPLFNSRGEVIGINTAIVAQGQGIGFAVPINLVKALVPQLEGKGHVSRGWLGVATQDLTAELAKGLSLGKQHGALVADVVPGSPAEAAGVRPGDVIVSVDGRTIETYAQLSRTVAFLSPGTRIALGVMREGKQQRLDVTISERTDDEMAARPRSKSPAGEADPLLGLTVGEVTAETARSLGIARGGGVVVTDVQPGSAAARAGVAANDVLLEVNRRPVRSLPEYRDAVRSIGSGEMILLRIQRGDSAIYLAVRPG
- a CDS encoding nucleotide exchange factor GrpE; protein product: MENPEETQKPTETSEERVAEASSDELDSLRGQLDAKSKRIDELSRAYADALNDRESFKRRMEREKDRQVERAQADSATLLLDAMDDLRRALASSTKDAAALAEGVRLIADALQRRLEGVGVVPVHAEGQVFDPLVHEAVDMVPTNDRESDGVVIEEIRGGWKIGEKVIRPVRVRVARYVPGPEGAA
- the ftsH gene encoding ATP-dependent zinc metalloprotease FtsH: MSTQPAQNPGGKKQPQGSGQDSPKLKLGSPLGIILLLIVGFFLFRGFFENVGVTRVPYSEFLTAIDAGRFQRVVIGDSWVKGYVAAQPGRAPPKPDKPVLGRDAGALPWMANTIQGAQPQLVDKLQSKGVEYEAVRSSNFGELILIWIVPIVLAILFWSWMMRRVGTQMGQGPPGVMTFGKSRAKLHMESDTGVGFKDVAGIDEAVEELKEIVDFLKMPEKFRRLGGKIPKGVMLVGPPGTGKTLLARAVAGEAGVPFFSLSGSEFVEMFVGVGAARVRDLFQQAQTRAPCIIFIDELDAIGKSRNSGIMGHDEREQTLNQLLAEMDGFDSRVGLIILAATNRPEILDPALMRPGRFDRQVLVDRPDKRGRERILEIHARDVKLSRDVDLKVIASRTPGFAGADLANIVNEAALLAARRGKDEVTRSELEEAIERVVAGLEKKSRRLNEREKEIVAYHESGHTIVGWFLPRTERVQKVSIIPRGVAALGYTMQMPLEDRYLMTVPELRDKIAALLGGRAAEELIVGEISTGAANDLQQATDIAAAMVREYGMSESIGPVSLGDRRRAAFLQQTGNPSEMRGYSEQLHRLVDSEIQRIIQEGLETARHLIRAHRTKLESLAARLLQQEVVEEEEIERILGAKASDQYTPVRSGGEILAPPSLMGSGKAATGDE
- a CDS encoding class II glutamine amidotransferase codes for the protein MCRLFGFRSAQPLALRQPLLHSSNSLLHQSGAHRHGWGIGWWEPRQDEPRLVRSARGAAADPGFSSLAESVEAPAAIAHAREASVGRVSLGNAHPFTWGSWLFAHNGTIPRFSEVRGAVEAELAPAFRSVASGETDSSRCFALFLTRLSKLAAPEHDPPMAAIAQALGETVAIVAGIADAPGYRPSATNFLVGNGRSMLACRRGRTLFHATRLRAESGHEVAGATVPRLLIASEDPGDDHLWEPTPEEEMVGIDSSFRLHRFDLRDWGIRAAG
- the hutI gene encoding imidazolonepropionase — its product is MIEADLIIHSAGAVVTCAGDPSAGPEAALGILKGGAIAARAGWIVWVGPQESLSREVLPLPSAVTIDAAGGLVAPGYVDAHTHLVFAGDRAREFSLRCGGASYQELLAAGGGILATVRATRAASEDELVELALPRVRRLVSEGVTTVEVKSGYGLTIEDELKILRAVRRLGQESPVEVVGTLLPLHALPPDAGDRDAWVARMIDELLPVVAGEGLARFADVFVEQGAFTHEEARMLAAAAKAHGLGVRLHVDQLTAGRGAELAAELGAVTADHLETITPEGVEALAKAGVAATLLPISTLYLKCPSYAPGRVLADAGVRLALGSNCNPGSAMTESFSLALSLACLGNGLTASEAFLAATAGGAAALGLGDRGRLEVGLRADLVLHGAPSVEHLAYHLAARHARAVIIGGELVHEDRELPPLCA